Within Phycodurus eques isolate BA_2022a chromosome 7, UOR_Pequ_1.1, whole genome shotgun sequence, the genomic segment gcaagCTAGAAACTTTACATCATCAATACTCGCCGTCACGTGATGACAACGGTTAGGAAAAGTGGAGTTAAGTTCATTTGAAACAGAGCGGTCCTTTCCTACAATAACTTTTCATCTCTCCTTGAACCGATGACGTATTCcaacaaaggttaaggaaatgTGGCATAAAGTTGAGGAGATTGAACTTGCCAAAGAGGCCCTGTACCTCCTGTATTGTCCTTCCTTGTTGTGCTTTTGGCAGTTGGAAAACCAGCTTTGCTGCCACCAACTGAAATTGTCCTTCCATTGCAAGGAAGCAAATGTGAATCGATGGTTGCTGGATATCGTGCAGTGCGTCTGCCGCCAAGCCCATCTGGTTCTGAAGCTCGCTCGTATCCTGAAAAACTCAAGGCGCACCTGTTCTATGTAACACATAGTCGCTAAGGCCATGTAATGTTGGGTGTTTTTAGGGGAAACCACCTCAGTGGTCCTGCATTCCAACAGCAGCCCCTTAACTGACCACCCAAGTTTTTGACGCATCTGCCTGCATCCTCCCCACCTATCAAGGGCCCTGAAATAGAATACACACCTACCGACCCATCTCGAaaacccacaaacacacattgctGTCCATGTACAAGAAGCGTCAATGGATCCTTACACAGAAACACCCGGCCAATTTTCTCTCCATCAGAAAGTTGCACCACGGTGAGGGTGGGATGTGCATGCTGGGAACAGGTACATCTTTGGCGCTCCTGGCTTGTTCGCTGTGATATGTAAGCCATGTAACGTCCCGTTTCATCCAAGCAGGCTTTCATTACAGAACCCCCAGCTTTAAATGAACACAGTCTGACCCGAGATACATCCAAGAGGGTGATCGCTTCATTATCAATAGACAACAATGCAAAGCTTCCATTTGACGTCATCTGAAAGTTCTGCGGTTGACAATATAATGTCCCCGGCAGCTGAAAGTGCCTGCACACCGTCTCATCGGACATCTTCCAGGTGTAGATGCCTCCCGAGGCAACCATCACGACCACAAAATCGGTGTGCTGTGAAAGTGTGTGGAAAGCAACAACATCTTCGGAGCTTTTCGCCCTGGAGAAGCTTCTGCTGATAGTGCCCGACCACAAGCTGGCAGCCAGCAGGTCTCCGCCATGGAGGCCAATGAGAAAGGTGCTCTCAGGCGACACCTGTGCATCACAAAGGTACAGGTGAATACCACATACAACACCCCCGTGTGCCATTTTCCATACCCGAGACAGCCCTTGCTCACAAATGCTCACACCAAACTTACAATTGGGCGTAATAAGAACATCCGTAGCTCTGCTCCCACCTATACGTAAACTATTCTGCCCTGTTTCTGTTTGCCAAATGTAAATATCTTCACCGGAGAGTGTCACAAGGGTCAGGTCATCCTTACTAAGACGTATCTTCTTCACAGGATTATCATGCAGAAAGTTGGCATGTGGAAGACCTGTTTGGAAGCTCCAACTCCACACCGTGTCCGTCCCATCTGCTGTGTAGAACCACTGTCCTGTTTGTTCCACCGTCACATCTTTCACCCCGCATTCCATTTTTGGAGCTTCGCCAGCAATATAAACCATCTCGGCATCCCACGCAAGAAGGCAGCCATTGTCCGTGACACACACAATATGTGAGGTGGTTTTGAGGAGTGTATGAGGCAGGTTGTTGGCATTTAAAGAGAGGACACACTGTGCTGTGCTAAGCCTCCAAACCAACACCAGAGGCGAGTCCTCTAGTAAAGCCACTAAATGGTGTCCATCTTGGGAAAACACCACTTGAGCGAAGGCTTGACCCTGCGGAGCCCAGAAGTAGTCAGACTTCTCCCACTCACACGTATCCCACACTGTGACCTGCTTACAGTGACATACCAAAAAACTGCTGAATTCATACAAGTAATCAGTATTGAGCATGTCGTTAAACTCGCTTCCAGCAGAGGCTTCTTTAACAAATCTTGGTGTTTGTGTTTTGGCAGGAACTTTCCATAGTTTCAGAGCTCCCGACCTTGCAACGCACGCCATCTCCTCTTTATCCTTACAGAGGATTATCGACACAATTGCACAGCGGTTTGAGTTTGAACAGGAGCAAAGGAGGCTGCAGCTGTCTATGTCAAATATAGAAACGGTGCCTTCTTCCTGGCCACAATAAATGTGGGAGCCTAAAGAACTGAACGCCACACAGGTTACGTAGCTCGGACACTTCAAATTTGTCACACTTGTGTTGGAGGCATCGAACAGTCCCACAATGCTGTCCTGCTTCCACCATACACATAACTGTCGATCAAATGCCACAAAGCCCTCAAACATGTTCGGTGTGTGTGAGGCTTTGACCTCCACAAAGATTTCTGGAGCTGTAACATCGCACAAGAACAGTTTGTTGCATAAGGTGGCAAATAACATGAATCGGTGGCTGCTTTTCACTCCTGCAAACTTGATTTCTCCCTGCTCACAGTTCGGCGAAAGTCGCACCATACCAAAGTCCGAGCCGTTCCACAGCCACGCTGAGCCATCACGCATAATCTCTGTGATCGTCCCACAGCGTGTCCCTGCAGCGGTCACAGTGAGCTGAGTTGGTCCGCCGTCACGCTGGAGATGCCGAAGCAGGGGGACAGTGTCGGGAGACGGAGGAAGCAATACTGCCAGTCCGCAGCCTCTTATCCCTCTCTCCCATCTGATCTCGTCGACATAAAATCTGAGCGCAGGAAAGACCTCCAAATATGGGAGGAGGCTTGCCTCCATTAATGTGGGCAGCTCTATAGGGGAGCTCTGCAGGAAACACGACGAGGACGCCAATATGCTCGCCAGGAGTGAGCATTCCCTTAGATTGTCCCAAGATCCCTGCTCTTGCCTCAACATGGCCACAAGATCCCTTAGGAGGCCAGCCTTCACCAAAACATGATGGAACCTCCATGACGTCAACACCTTCCATCTTAACTCTAAACTGTTGCTTTCTTGTAAGTGATACATCAGCTCCACAGCTTTTCTCGCATTCACAGCATCTATGAGGGGCGGCCGCTCTTCCACGTATGCACTCGTTTGC encodes:
- the LOC133404895 gene encoding NACHT and WD repeat domain-containing protein 2-like isoform X1, translating into MDQAASNCRLRSTCVKLYLCSNPTDSVVERRALREVVFPKLREHCRHKLGVDFRVIDPHESINPSRWPDENTRNELIKNCRESSAGPFLLALIGPEYGRASLPAQVEVSHFHLLLQQIQQAGLSTKELERVYHRDENTVPPTFCLRASCLPQQENHMEDLVKMFEAAVSLCVHKNLLTEAKGLTFNRSVLDGDLRFGLNNCPRHDAVRRCLAYVHKVTNLKVEQEGTVPNSARVRSSSSEADLLSDLIDNFLKGLIDSSQLEAYTTATNCDRRRGYTTARRRAYADLLCHQVYSDLVRLTDNIAESGQIGSGYLSDALAREQVQQEELCAILSGFYVITRPEMEEIRAYVQQSDQRRPLVLTGGPCAGKRVLLAHCAHQMRSWLRDTDPAVITFFTDLPHLPSAERLLSSLCYQILRSYDRSSSSQDLNAGHRRGVTELRNAESSVAHLNPRTVFRAIKKPDISLYEVKEYLCFLLSLLPSSKKPLVLILDGVDQMGRNFAVQIIESLPSPLPPGVKIILGISSKHTHLMQVIKLHYPECSAPGFVSEGVKKQLGYVHVLLGSADRKQCLKVLMSLLSNSRRRVTSGQLALLNQALTSCCFTLYVRLLHCHTSFWCSDSEVSESHLPDGVHSSVAALLDHLEHKYSSPVVAHALSYLAISSVGLTEAELADLLSRAHANQITQVDVERLLLELKGFLIRRTVTGCQVFTWVSRHFRLVVAKTYLDTREARRKIHSEMADYFISRWNACLETSCLDEGSAQTSAYVEERPPLIDAVNARKAVELMYHLQESNSLELRWKVLTSWRFHHVLVKAGLLRDLVAMLRQEQGSWDNLRECSLLASILASSSCFLQSSPIELPTLMEASLLPYLEVFPALRFYVDEIRWERGIRGCGLAVLLPPSPDTVPLLRHLQRDGGPTQLTVTAAGTRCGTITEIMRDGSAWLWNGSDFGMVRLSPNCEQGEIKFAGVKSSHRFMLFATLCNKLFLCDVTAPEIFVEVKASHTPNMFEGFVAFDRQLCVWWKQDSIVGLFDASNTSVTNLKCPSYVTCVAFSSLGSHIYCGQEEGTVSIFDIDSCSLLCSCSNSNRCAIVSIILCKDKEEMACVARSGALKLWKVPAKTQTPRFVKEASAGSEFNDMLNTDYLYEFSSFLVCHCKQVTVWDTCEWEKSDYFWAPQGQAFAQVVFSQDGHHLVALLEDSPLVLVWRLSTAQCVLSLNANNLPHTLLKTTSHIVCVTDNGCLLAWDAEMVYIAGEAPKMECGVKDVTVEQTGQWFYTADGTDTVWSWSFQTGLPHANFLHDNPVKKIRLSKDDLTLVTLSGEDIYIWQTETGQNSLRIGGSRATDVLITPNCKFGVSICEQGLSRVWKMAHGGVVCGIHLYLCDAQVSPESTFLIGLHGGDLLAASLWSGTISRSFSRAKSSEDVVAFHTLSQHTDFVVVMVASGGIYTWKMSDETVCRHFQLPGTLYCQPQNFQMTSNGSFALLSIDNEAITLLDVSRVRLCSFKAGGSVMKACLDETGRYMAYISQRTSQERQRCTCSQHAHPTLTVVQLSDGEKIGRVFLCKDPLTLLVHGQQCVFVGFRDGSVGVYSISGPLIGGEDAGRCVKNLGGQLRGCCWNAGPLRWFPLKTPNITWP
- the LOC133404895 gene encoding NACHT and WD repeat domain-containing protein 2-like isoform X2; amino-acid sequence: MDQAASNCRLRSTCVKLYLCSNPTDSVVERRALREVVFPKLREHCRHKLGVDFRVIDPHESINPSRWPDENTRNELIKNCRESSAGPFLLALIGPEYGRASLPAQVEVSHFHLLLQQIQQAGLSTKELERVYHRDENTVPPTFCLRASCLPQENHMEDLVKMFEAAVSLCVHKNLLTEAKGLTFNRSVLDGDLRFGLNNCPRHDAVRRCLAYVHKVTNLKVEQEGTVPNSARVRSSSSEADLLSDLIDNFLKGLIDSSQLEAYTTATNCDRRRGYTTARRRAYADLLCHQVYSDLVRLTDNIAESGQIGSGYLSDALAREQVQQEELCAILSGFYVITRPEMEEIRAYVQQSDQRRPLVLTGGPCAGKRVLLAHCAHQMRSWLRDTDPAVITFFTDLPHLPSAERLLSSLCYQILRSYDRSSSSQDLNAGHRRGVTELRNAESSVAHLNPRTVFRAIKKPDISLYEVKEYLCFLLSLLPSSKKPLVLILDGVDQMGRNFAVQIIESLPSPLPPGVKIILGISSKHTHLMQVIKLHYPECSAPGFVSEGVKKQLGYVHVLLGSADRKQCLKVLMSLLSNSRRRVTSGQLALLNQALTSCCFTLYVRLLHCHTSFWCSDSEVSESHLPDGVHSSVAALLDHLEHKYSSPVVAHALSYLAISSVGLTEAELADLLSRAHANQITQVDVERLLLELKGFLIRRTVTGCQVFTWVSRHFRLVVAKTYLDTREARRKIHSEMADYFISRWNACLETSCLDEGSAQTSAYVEERPPLIDAVNARKAVELMYHLQESNSLELRWKVLTSWRFHHVLVKAGLLRDLVAMLRQEQGSWDNLRECSLLASILASSSCFLQSSPIELPTLMEASLLPYLEVFPALRFYVDEIRWERGIRGCGLAVLLPPSPDTVPLLRHLQRDGGPTQLTVTAAGTRCGTITEIMRDGSAWLWNGSDFGMVRLSPNCEQGEIKFAGVKSSHRFMLFATLCNKLFLCDVTAPEIFVEVKASHTPNMFEGFVAFDRQLCVWWKQDSIVGLFDASNTSVTNLKCPSYVTCVAFSSLGSHIYCGQEEGTVSIFDIDSCSLLCSCSNSNRCAIVSIILCKDKEEMACVARSGALKLWKVPAKTQTPRFVKEASAGSEFNDMLNTDYLYEFSSFLVCHCKQVTVWDTCEWEKSDYFWAPQGQAFAQVVFSQDGHHLVALLEDSPLVLVWRLSTAQCVLSLNANNLPHTLLKTTSHIVCVTDNGCLLAWDAEMVYIAGEAPKMECGVKDVTVEQTGQWFYTADGTDTVWSWSFQTGLPHANFLHDNPVKKIRLSKDDLTLVTLSGEDIYIWQTETGQNSLRIGGSRATDVLITPNCKFGVSICEQGLSRVWKMAHGGVVCGIHLYLCDAQVSPESTFLIGLHGGDLLAASLWSGTISRSFSRAKSSEDVVAFHTLSQHTDFVVVMVASGGIYTWKMSDETVCRHFQLPGTLYCQPQNFQMTSNGSFALLSIDNEAITLLDVSRVRLCSFKAGGSVMKACLDETGRYMAYISQRTSQERQRCTCSQHAHPTLTVVQLSDGEKIGRVFLCKDPLTLLVHGQQCVFVGFRDGSVGVYSISGPLIGGEDAGRCVKNLGGQLRGCCWNAGPLRWFPLKTPNITWP
- the LOC133404895 gene encoding NACHT and WD repeat domain-containing protein 2-like isoform X3, with the translated sequence MDQAASNCRLRSTCVKLYLCSNPTDSVVERRALREVVFPKLREHCRHKLGVDFRALIGPEYGRASLPAQVEVSHFHLLLQQIQQAGLSTKELERVYHRDENTVPPTFCLRASCLPQQENHMEDLVKMFEAAVSLCVHKNLLTEAKGLTFNRSVLDGDLRFGLNNCPRHDAVRRCLAYVHKVTNLKVEQEGTVPNSARVRSSSSEADLLSDLIDNFLKGLIDSSQLEAYTTATNCDRRRGYTTARRRAYADLLCHQVYSDLVRLTDNIAESGQIGSGYLSDALAREQVQQEELCAILSGFYVITRPEMEEIRAYVQQSDQRRPLVLTGGPCAGKRVLLAHCAHQMRSWLRDTDPAVITFFTDLPHLPSAERLLSSLCYQILRSYDRSSSSQDLNAGHRRGVTELRNAESSVAHLNPRTVFRAIKKPDISLYEVKEYLCFLLSLLPSSKKPLVLILDGVDQMGRNFAVQIIESLPSPLPPGVKIILGISSKHTHLMQVIKLHYPECSAPGFVSEGVKKQLGYVHVLLGSADRKQCLKVLMSLLSNSRRRVTSGQLALLNQALTSCCFTLYVRLLHCHTSFWCSDSEVSESHLPDGVHSSVAALLDHLEHKYSSPVVAHALSYLAISSVGLTEAELADLLSRAHANQITQVDVERLLLELKGFLIRRTVTGCQVFTWVSRHFRLVVAKTYLDTREARRKIHSEMADYFISRWNACLETSCLDEGSAQTSAYVEERPPLIDAVNARKAVELMYHLQESNSLELRWKVLTSWRFHHVLVKAGLLRDLVAMLRQEQGSWDNLRECSLLASILASSSCFLQSSPIELPTLMEASLLPYLEVFPALRFYVDEIRWERGIRGCGLAVLLPPSPDTVPLLRHLQRDGGPTQLTVTAAGTRCGTITEIMRDGSAWLWNGSDFGMVRLSPNCEQGEIKFAGVKSSHRFMLFATLCNKLFLCDVTAPEIFVEVKASHTPNMFEGFVAFDRQLCVWWKQDSIVGLFDASNTSVTNLKCPSYVTCVAFSSLGSHIYCGQEEGTVSIFDIDSCSLLCSCSNSNRCAIVSIILCKDKEEMACVARSGALKLWKVPAKTQTPRFVKEASAGSEFNDMLNTDYLYEFSSFLVCHCKQVTVWDTCEWEKSDYFWAPQGQAFAQVVFSQDGHHLVALLEDSPLVLVWRLSTAQCVLSLNANNLPHTLLKTTSHIVCVTDNGCLLAWDAEMVYIAGEAPKMECGVKDVTVEQTGQWFYTADGTDTVWSWSFQTGLPHANFLHDNPVKKIRLSKDDLTLVTLSGEDIYIWQTETGQNSLRIGGSRATDVLITPNCKFGVSICEQGLSRVWKMAHGGVVCGIHLYLCDAQVSPESTFLIGLHGGDLLAASLWSGTISRSFSRAKSSEDVVAFHTLSQHTDFVVVMVASGGIYTWKMSDETVCRHFQLPGTLYCQPQNFQMTSNGSFALLSIDNEAITLLDVSRVRLCSFKAGGSVMKACLDETGRYMAYISQRTSQERQRCTCSQHAHPTLTVVQLSDGEKIGRVFLCKDPLTLLVHGQQCVFVGFRDGSVGVYSISGPLIGGEDAGRCVKNLGGQLRGCCWNAGPLRWFPLKTPNITWP